In the genome of Cyanobacterium sp. T60_A2020_053, one region contains:
- the ylqF gene encoding ribosome biogenesis GTPase YlqF codes for MALIQWYPGHISKAEKQLKEQLKRVDVVLEVRDARIPLASHHPQVKEWIGEKPRLLILNRVDMITPDLKKLWQNWFVSQSETPFFANAKDGQGVKTISKAAQSCGVAVNEKRHNRGMLPRPVRAVVIGFPNVGKSALINRLLNRKIVKSARKAGVTRQLQWVRISDDIELLDAPGVIPLKLENQADALKLAVCEDIGDAAYNNQEVAEAFVDLLVNLGLEGALSARYGLDALDMTGEEFMNELGVMRYQGDRERGARQLLQDFRKGYLGQLSLEYPPCQE; via the coding sequence ATGGCATTAATTCAATGGTATCCCGGACACATCAGCAAAGCAGAAAAACAGCTAAAAGAACAGTTAAAACGAGTTGATGTTGTCTTAGAAGTGAGGGATGCTCGTATTCCCCTTGCCTCTCATCATCCCCAAGTTAAGGAATGGATTGGCGAAAAACCTCGTTTATTAATTCTCAATCGGGTGGACATGATTACCCCTGATTTAAAGAAACTCTGGCAAAATTGGTTTGTTTCCCAGAGTGAAACGCCATTTTTTGCTAACGCTAAAGATGGGCAAGGGGTGAAAACTATTAGTAAAGCGGCACAGTCTTGTGGGGTGGCGGTGAATGAAAAGCGCCATAATCGGGGTATGTTGCCTCGCCCGGTGCGCGCTGTGGTGATTGGTTTTCCTAATGTGGGCAAATCAGCGCTCATCAACCGCTTATTAAATCGTAAAATTGTCAAAAGCGCCCGTAAAGCAGGGGTAACTCGTCAGTTACAATGGGTGAGAATTTCTGATGATATTGAATTATTAGATGCACCGGGAGTAATTCCCCTCAAGTTAGAAAATCAGGCGGATGCTCTCAAATTGGCTGTTTGTGAAGATATTGGCGATGCTGCCTACAATAATCAAGAAGTAGCGGAAGCCTTTGTAGATTTATTGGTTAATCTAGGTTTGGAGGGCGCTTTGTCGGCTCGTTATGGTTTAGATGCCTTGGATATGACGGGGGAAGAGTTTATGAATGAATTAGGTGTCATGCGTTATCAAGGGGATAGGGAGAGGGGCGCTAGGCAACTGTTACAAGACTTCCGCAAGGGTTATTTGGGTCAACTTTCTTTAGAATATCCCCCTTGTCAAGAGTAG
- a CDS encoding NINE protein has translation MKNRGIAIVLVFFLGGFGVHKFYLGNNFAGVLYLVFFWTFIPSILAIFDFFGLLLMSAQAFNAQYNFISGSSPSQFTFESTKDKVATLNELKKLYDNGIITAEEYEEKRRKFLDSI, from the coding sequence ATGAAAAATAGAGGAATTGCTATTGTATTAGTTTTTTTCTTGGGAGGATTTGGGGTTCACAAATTCTACTTAGGCAATAATTTTGCTGGAGTTTTATATCTGGTTTTCTTTTGGACTTTTATTCCTAGTATTTTGGCTATTTTTGATTTTTTCGGTTTACTTCTGATGTCAGCTCAGGCTTTTAATGCTCAATATAATTTTATTTCTGGTTCATCTCCATCTCAGTTTACATTTGAATCAACTAAAGATAAAGTAGCAACTTTAAATGAATTGAAAAAACTCTATGATAACGGCATAATTACGGCAGAAGAATACGAAGAAAAGCGCCGAAAATTTTTAGATTCTATCTAA
- a CDS encoding helix-hairpin-helix domain-containing protein, which yields MSNNSNWFEKTPQWIWGAFVPMFGGASLIFAGWKAKTNSWMAMGGGLIVGSLFMSSIFPPLMYLIWGGQVFLAFKFKQDYLIKTVPKGTKIPSSKIAQLLAEKRGQVDINNCSKDDIVYQLGLPIIYANDLEILRREGYFFTDIDELAEVAGIPEHLLQRIEPLIVFRYDLRKETDISWRRLNSYSVEELVNHGIDFESAKKIVSERTKNGQFNSLVDVLKRTKIPINVYRHLA from the coding sequence GTGTCTAATAATTCTAATTGGTTTGAAAAAACACCGCAATGGATATGGGGTGCATTTGTTCCTATGTTTGGGGGTGCATCGTTGATTTTTGCAGGTTGGAAAGCTAAAACTAATTCTTGGATGGCTATGGGAGGAGGATTGATTGTTGGTAGTCTTTTTATGTCCTCAATTTTCCCACCTTTAATGTATTTGATCTGGGGCGGACAAGTATTTTTAGCTTTTAAATTTAAACAAGATTATTTAATTAAAACTGTGCCAAAAGGTACGAAGATACCTTCGTCAAAAATTGCTCAATTATTAGCAGAAAAGCGAGGACAAGTTGATATAAATAATTGCTCTAAAGACGATATTGTTTATCAGTTAGGTTTACCGATTATTTACGCTAATGATTTGGAAATATTGAGACGAGAGGGTTATTTTTTCACTGATATTGATGAGTTAGCGGAAGTGGCTGGAATACCTGAGCATCTCTTACAAAGAATTGAACCTTTAATTGTTTTTCGCTATGATTTAAGGAAAGAAACTGATATTTCTTGGCGAAGATTAAATAGCTATTCTGTAGAAGAATTAGTTAATCATGGTATTGATTTTGAAAGTGCAAAAAAAATTGTTTCAGAAAGAACTAAAAATGGACAATTTAATTCTTTAGTGGATGTTTTAAAAAGAACTAAAATACCAATCAATGTATATCGGCATTTAGCCTAA
- a CDS encoding M61 family metallopeptidase — MTPIKPNIHYHIKIKNPQLHLFDITLTIDNWQKENLDLKMPVWTPGSYLVREYSQHLQDFTATKSDQQTLLTWRKNAKNYWQIETKSENKITVQYKIYANELTVRTNHLDATHGYFNGAGLFFYIPEYEDIQYQVSIDTAPLPWHITTALKSVDEHTFIADDFDQLVDSPFEIGEQKIEYFQVLNKPHQWVTWGKGNIDTNKIIKDTKKIIEIETKIFGELPYDNYFFLLHLSGSGFGGLEHKDCCVLNYPRFGFQKKEKYDRFIQLVAHEFFHLWNVKRIRPKALETFDYDQENYTSSLWFCEGATSFYDIFIPYRAKIYDRLTLFSLLNKDITQYLNTPGRKVQPLRESSFDAWIKLYRRTPYSNNNQISYYLKGQFICFLLDLLIRKNSENKHSFDNVMGQMWQQFGKPEVGYTENELKNVIEDFAQEDLSKFWELYLDGTEELPFDEYLEPFGLMIEEKIEKKAPPTLGIIVQREGTTEKITFVDATSPAGIAGLQAGDELLAVDGFRVTGENLMERLQDYQPEDTIELTVFHEDELLTTKIKLATPQPSAYKLKTIPKMSALQQQRLEGWLK, encoded by the coding sequence ATGACACCAATAAAACCAAATATTCACTATCACATTAAAATCAAAAATCCTCAATTACATCTTTTTGACATCACGTTAACAATCGATAATTGGCAAAAAGAAAACTTAGATTTAAAAATGCCAGTGTGGACACCCGGCTCTTATTTAGTGAGAGAATATAGCCAACATTTACAAGATTTTACTGCGACCAAAAGTGATCAACAAACTTTATTAACATGGCGAAAAAATGCTAAAAATTACTGGCAAATTGAAACTAAAAGCGAAAATAAAATAACTGTTCAATATAAAATTTATGCCAATGAATTAACAGTAAGAACAAATCACCTTGATGCTACTCATGGCTATTTTAACGGTGCGGGATTATTCTTTTACATTCCTGAATATGAAGATATACAATATCAAGTAAGTATTGACACAGCGCCCCTCCCTTGGCACATCACCACTGCTTTGAAATCAGTAGATGAACATACTTTTATTGCTGATGATTTTGATCAATTAGTGGATAGCCCTTTTGAAATTGGAGAGCAAAAAATAGAGTATTTTCAAGTATTAAATAAACCTCATCAGTGGGTAACATGGGGTAAGGGTAATATCGATACAAATAAAATTATTAAAGATACTAAAAAAATCATTGAAATAGAAACAAAAATTTTCGGAGAATTACCTTACGATAACTATTTCTTTCTTTTACATTTATCAGGTAGTGGTTTTGGTGGTTTAGAGCATAAAGATTGTTGTGTGTTAAACTATCCTCGTTTTGGATTTCAAAAAAAAGAAAAATATGACCGTTTTATTCAATTAGTAGCGCACGAATTTTTCCATCTTTGGAATGTAAAAAGGATTCGTCCTAAAGCATTAGAAACTTTTGATTATGACCAAGAAAATTATACTTCTTCTCTGTGGTTTTGTGAGGGCGCTACGAGTTTTTATGATATTTTTATCCCCTACCGTGCCAAAATTTATGACCGTTTGACATTATTTTCTCTGTTAAACAAAGATATTACTCAATACTTAAACACGCCGGGCAGAAAAGTTCAACCCTTACGAGAGTCAAGTTTTGACGCTTGGATTAAATTATACAGGCGCACTCCCTACAGCAATAACAATCAGATTTCTTATTACTTAAAAGGTCAATTTATTTGTTTTTTACTAGATTTATTAATTAGAAAAAATAGTGAAAATAAACATTCTTTTGATAATGTAATGGGTCAAATGTGGCAACAATTTGGCAAACCAGAAGTCGGCTATACCGAGAATGAATTAAAGAACGTTATCGAAGACTTTGCCCAAGAAGATTTAAGTAAATTTTGGGAATTATATTTAGATGGTACAGAAGAACTACCTTTCGATGAGTATTTAGAACCTTTTGGGTTGATGATTGAGGAAAAAATTGAGAAAAAAGCGCCCCCCACCTTAGGCATTATTGTGCAAAGGGAAGGCACAACGGAAAAAATTACATTCGTTGATGCCACCTCTCCGGCTGGGATTGCTGGATTACAAGCTGGAGATGAATTATTAGCGGTGGATGGTTTTCGGGTGACAGGAGAAAATTTAATGGAAAGATTACAGGATTATCAACCCGAAGACACCATCGAATTAACTGTTTTTCATGAAGATGAGTTATTAACTACAAAAATAAAATTAGCAACACCACAGCCATCAGCTTATAAGCTCAAAACTATCCCAAAAATGAGCGCCCTCCAACAACAAAGACTAGAGGGATGGTTAAAATAG
- the rsmH gene encoding 16S rRNA (cytosine(1402)-N(4))-methyltransferase RsmH codes for MKTDENSAHISVLASELISALHLTEGGHYLDATLGRGGHTKLILDHYDSITMTVIDRDAEAFLATQQLLPPSYLKRLTFWHGNFAEFLPQEQQFNGIIADLGVSSPQLDQAERGFSFRHEGDLDMRMDQTQPLSAKDIINHWQEKDIADVIYNYGEERLSRRIARKIVEKRPLHTTTQLADLVSLCYPPKGRYGRIHPATRTFQALRIAVNQELDSLRKFLDIAPHWLKSGGVIAMISFHSLEDRLIKHQFRDHPLLKVITKKPIIPSEAEKGDNGRSRSAKLRIAQRL; via the coding sequence ATGAAAACTGACGAAAATTCCGCTCATATTTCCGTTTTAGCATCTGAATTAATTAGCGCCCTTCACCTCACAGAAGGAGGACACTATCTCGATGCTACCCTCGGCAGGGGCGGACACACTAAATTAATTCTCGACCACTATGATAGCATTACCATGACGGTGATTGACCGAGATGCCGAGGCTTTTTTAGCTACCCAACAATTATTACCACCATCATATCTAAAACGTCTGACTTTTTGGCATGGTAATTTTGCGGAGTTTTTGCCACAAGAACAACAATTTAATGGTATTATCGCTGATTTGGGGGTGAGTTCACCACAATTAGACCAAGCCGAAAGGGGTTTTAGCTTCCGTCATGAGGGGGATTTGGATATGCGCATGGATCAAACTCAACCCCTCAGTGCTAAGGATATTATCAATCATTGGCAGGAAAAGGACATCGCGGATGTGATCTATAACTATGGTGAAGAAAGATTATCTCGCCGTATTGCCCGTAAAATCGTGGAAAAAAGACCTCTGCATACTACAACTCAACTGGCGGACTTAGTAAGCCTCTGTTATCCTCCTAAGGGGCGCTATGGGCGCATTCACCCAGCTACCCGTACATTTCAGGCTTTGCGTATTGCGGTTAATCAAGAGTTAGATTCTTTGCGTAAATTTTTAGATATTGCGCCCCATTGGCTAAAATCAGGGGGAGTTATTGCTATGATTAGTTTTCATAGTTTGGAAGATCGTTTGATTAAACATCAATTTCGAGATCATCCTTTACTAAAAGTGATTACCAAAAAGCCTATCATACCATCTGAGGCTGAAAAAGGGGACAACGGGCGCTCTCGTTCGGCTAAGTTACGCATCGCTCAACGTCTTTAA
- a CDS encoding pentapeptide repeat-containing protein: protein MEINEFIQRFTSGETQFIGAMLAGIDLSHADLIGINLAKANLQKSNLLFAYLSRADFTGANLVEANFSGSNLNQASFLGANLHRAEFHGAILQKADFKESHLTLANFLDANLIEADFRNADMNNANLKGACLRSANLRQEKRTRGVNLKGANLDKADLQGSDLKGAELKGASLIGTNLRDVNLRGADLTGADLTEANLNGAFLTDAICVGTKFIGANLANVKMERVNMTDAELAMVNMESAAMPEAKFIRCNLVQANMSFARMNRADFSRSNLYGAILRNASLMEVFFARTNLSSADMTNANLIGADLSSANTLSVNFSSAIMPDGQVYH, encoded by the coding sequence ATGGAAATTAACGAATTTATTCAGCGTTTTACTTCGGGAGAAACTCAATTTATCGGAGCAATGTTAGCAGGAATTGATTTGAGTCATGCTGATTTAATTGGCATCAATTTAGCTAAGGCTAATTTACAGAAATCGAATCTTTTGTTTGCTTATCTCAGTCGGGCTGATTTTACGGGCGCTAATCTGGTGGAGGCGAATTTTTCAGGATCAAATCTTAATCAAGCCAGTTTTTTGGGTGCTAATCTTCATCGTGCGGAGTTTCATGGCGCTATTTTGCAGAAAGCCGATTTTAAGGAAAGTCATTTAACTTTAGCTAATTTTCTTGATGCTAATTTGATTGAAGCGGATTTTCGCAATGCAGATATGAATAATGCTAATTTGAAGGGTGCTTGTTTGCGCAGTGCTAATTTACGTCAAGAAAAAAGGACTAGAGGAGTTAATCTCAAAGGGGCAAATCTTGATAAGGCAGATTTACAAGGCTCTGATTTGAAAGGCGCTGAGTTGAAGGGTGCTAGTTTAATTGGTACTAATTTGCGTGATGTCAATTTGAGGGGCGCTGATTTGACAGGTGCTGATTTAACGGAGGCTAATCTCAATGGTGCTTTTTTAACGGATGCTATTTGTGTCGGTACTAAGTTTATTGGTGCTAACTTGGCTAATGTGAAAATGGAGCGAGTTAATATGACTGATGCTGAGTTGGCAATGGTTAATATGGAAAGTGCTGCTATGCCTGAAGCTAAGTTTATTCGTTGTAATTTGGTACAGGCTAACATGAGTTTTGCTCGGATGAATCGTGCTGATTTTAGTCGCTCTAATCTTTATGGAGCGATTTTGCGCAATGCTTCTTTGATGGAAGTGTTTTTTGCTCGTACTAATTTAAGTTCAGCTGACATGACCAATGCTAACTTGATTGGCGCTGATTTGAGTAGTGCGAATACTCTTTCGGTTAATTTTAGCAGTGCCATCATGCCAGATGGTCAAGTTTATCATTAA
- a CDS encoding GUN4 N-terminal ARM-like repeat domain-containing protein, which translates to MNELETLKEKFTQASEKNQLKLIDDISQQGAEGYQFLREFLFSSQGKEANPVLGKTYQLLKHREDSENQQILADKFPLGVVDLRSEKNIDYSELQNLLILQKYQEADVLTRVKLCEIAGEKAIERKWLYFTEISKMPTVDLNTIDQLWYVYSEGKFGYSLQRKIWLSSGKDYIELWTKLKWKSGNKWTKYPQEFIWDLSAPMGHLPLSNQLRGVREIDALFAHPVWTKDV; encoded by the coding sequence ATGAACGAATTAGAAACTCTCAAAGAAAAATTTACTCAGGCTTCAGAAAAAAATCAACTCAAATTAATTGACGATATATCTCAACAAGGAGCGGAAGGATACCAATTTTTAAGGGAGTTTTTATTTTCATCTCAAGGCAAAGAAGCTAACCCCGTATTAGGTAAAACTTACCAGTTATTGAAACATCGTGAAGATTCAGAAAATCAACAAATTCTAGCGGATAAGTTTCCCTTAGGAGTAGTTGATTTACGATCAGAAAAAAATATTGATTACAGTGAATTACAAAATTTATTAATTTTGCAAAAATATCAAGAAGCTGATGTTTTAACCAGAGTTAAACTATGTGAAATTGCAGGAGAAAAAGCAATAGAAAGAAAATGGCTTTATTTTACTGAAATTAGCAAAATGCCTACCGTTGATTTAAACACCATTGATCAGCTTTGGTATGTTTATTCTGAAGGAAAATTTGGTTATAGTTTACAAAGAAAAATTTGGCTTTCATCAGGAAAAGATTATATTGAATTATGGACAAAATTAAAATGGAAAAGTGGCAATAAATGGACAAAATATCCCCAAGAATTTATCTGGGATTTGAGTGCGCCTATGGGACATTTACCCCTATCCAATCAACTGCGAGGGGTGAGAGAAATTGATGCACTTTTTGCCCATCCTGTGTGGACAAAAGATGTATAG
- a CDS encoding adenylyltransferase/cytidyltransferase family protein, giving the protein MSQIYQLEEITAIIQQNPQQWRPLVFTNGCFDLLHVGHTRYLKEAKSHGKTLIIGVNSDNSVKTIKPMKEKQPARPIVPQQQRAELLSNLRMVDGVIIFSEATATKVIEILKPDIYVKGGDYAIETLPEAPTVLSYGGKIELVEIEIPTSTTKIIQQILAIN; this is encoded by the coding sequence ATGAGTCAAATTTATCAACTCGAAGAAATAACCGCCATTATCCAACAAAATCCCCAACAATGGCGCCCGTTGGTGTTTACCAATGGATGCTTTGACTTGCTTCATGTGGGGCATACTCGCTACCTTAAAGAAGCAAAATCCCATGGTAAAACCCTGATTATCGGTGTGAATAGTGATAACAGCGTCAAAACTATTAAACCGATGAAAGAAAAACAACCAGCGCGCCCCATCGTACCACAACAACAACGGGCAGAGTTACTCAGTAATCTGCGCATGGTTGATGGCGTAATAATTTTCAGTGAAGCCACGGCGACAAAAGTAATTGAGATACTAAAACCTGATATTTATGTCAAAGGAGGTGATTATGCCATAGAAACTTTGCCTGAAGCCCCTACTGTCTTGTCCTATGGTGGTAAAATTGAATTGGTGGAAATCGAAATACCGACTTCAACTACTAAAATTATTCAACAAATTTTAGCTATTAATTAA